A window of the Bacteriovorax sp. PP10 genome harbors these coding sequences:
- the rlmN gene encoding 23S rRNA (adenine(2503)-C(2))-methyltransferase RlmN, with protein MTLEKSIYELTEEELKSFLSANDISPDFSATIFRNLYKKNKHEQPISKKIMALLSKNFTLDLPKIHTVSKSPDGTVKFLMEFSDGKSVETVLIPFHKRFTVCLSSQVGCAMKCSFCYTGTMGLSRHLKSSEIIGQYIVAANYLDTELGLKTMSPNIVFMGQGEPLHNSTEVLKAINVFMEPLGLGMGPRQMTLSTAGYLPGIKKLNDFPKINIALSLHSPFNDIRKELIPINQHFPLEDIFEALDGLDLMKRQFIVYEYLLIDGLNDRVEDADELLKLLGERKSAINIIPFNPFPGSKYKRPSDARVEEFKEMLVERKLRTMIRTTKGSDILAACGQLKS; from the coding sequence ATGACATTAGAAAAATCAATTTACGAATTAACAGAAGAAGAGCTGAAGTCTTTTTTATCTGCCAACGATATCTCGCCGGATTTTTCTGCGACTATTTTTCGTAATCTTTATAAAAAAAATAAACATGAGCAGCCGATTTCTAAAAAGATCATGGCCTTGCTTTCTAAAAACTTTACATTAGATCTTCCTAAAATTCATACTGTTTCTAAATCACCGGATGGAACTGTAAAGTTCTTGATGGAGTTCTCTGATGGCAAGTCAGTAGAGACTGTCCTGATCCCTTTCCACAAACGTTTTACAGTATGCCTTTCTTCTCAAGTTGGATGCGCGATGAAATGTAGTTTCTGTTACACAGGAACGATGGGACTTTCGAGACATTTAAAAAGCAGTGAGATTATCGGTCAGTATATTGTGGCCGCTAATTATCTTGATACAGAGCTAGGTTTAAAAACTATGTCACCGAACATTGTGTTCATGGGACAAGGGGAGCCTCTTCATAACAGCACTGAAGTTTTAAAGGCCATTAACGTCTTTATGGAGCCATTGGGACTAGGAATGGGGCCAAGACAGATGACTTTATCTACAGCTGGTTATTTACCAGGTATTAAGAAGCTGAACGACTTTCCTAAGATCAATATTGCCCTTTCTCTGCACTCGCCATTTAACGATATTAGAAAAGAGCTGATTCCAATCAATCAACATTTTCCACTGGAAGATATTTTTGAAGCACTTGATGGATTAGACCTGATGAAGAGACAGTTCATTGTTTATGAATATCTTCTAATCGATGGACTAAACGATCGTGTAGAAGACGCTGATGAGCTTTTAAAACTATTAGGCGAAAGAAAGTCTGCTATTAATATCATTCCTTTCAATCCATTTCCAGGAAGCAAATACAAGAGACCATCTGACGCGAGAGTCGAAGAGTTTAAAGAGATGCTGGTGGAAAGAAAGTTAAGAACGATGATCAGAACAACTAAAGGCTCTGACATTCTTGCGGCCTGTGGTCAGTTAAAATCCTAA
- a CDS encoding cytochrome b/b6 domain-containing protein: protein MADEQIRITEKHSRILRWSHWINFPLLSLMIWSGLLIYWANQAYIEIPPSLAFHLSIESRLAEGMGWHFLFMWGFFFNGLVYISYLLISGEWRSLAPDRHTLKEAFQVVLHDLKLSKVVPPMRGKFNAAQKLAYCAVIIMAIGSLITGLAVYRPVTFGWLTNLLGGYEAARLEHFILMVGYILFFIIHIIQVMRAGWNNFRSMIAGYEIERE, encoded by the coding sequence ATGGCCGATGAACAAATCAGAATCACCGAAAAACACTCACGCATCCTTCGATGGTCACACTGGATAAACTTCCCTCTTCTATCGTTAATGATATGGAGTGGACTACTTATTTATTGGGCCAATCAAGCTTATATTGAAATCCCGCCAAGTCTGGCCTTTCACCTTTCAATTGAAAGTCGTCTTGCAGAAGGAATGGGATGGCATTTTTTATTCATGTGGGGATTTTTTTTCAATGGTCTGGTTTATATCAGCTACCTGCTTATCAGTGGCGAATGGAGAAGCCTGGCACCTGACAGGCACACCCTCAAAGAGGCCTTCCAGGTTGTCCTGCACGACCTAAAACTAAGTAAGGTAGTACCTCCTATGAGGGGAAAGTTTAATGCCGCTCAAAAGCTTGCTTATTGCGCTGTCATCATCATGGCCATTGGGTCTCTCATTACCGGACTTGCTGTTTATAGGCCTGTGACTTTTGGATGGCTCACAAATTTACTAGGTGGCTATGAAGCTGCTCGCCTTGAGCACTTCATCCTTATGGTTGGCTATATTCTCTTTTTTATCATCCACATCATTCAGGTTATGCGTGCAGGATGGAATAATTTCAGGTCAATGATTGCGGGGTATGAAATTGAAAGAGAGTAA
- a CDS encoding MerR family transcriptional regulator produces the protein MLRKEVSTLLDIDSETMRYYENRNLISRPSRLSNGYRSYSEKNIEEIKFIQHCRSLGIGLEEIKVLQDLTKKSSDCSSANSIIEKNLKLIETKIAELSNLQKQLLSLSTRCHTQGPSDDCGIVKSLVEDSHAFKKQHLH, from the coding sequence ATGTTACGTAAAGAAGTCTCAACTCTTTTAGATATCGACTCAGAAACAATGCGTTACTATGAAAATCGCAACCTCATCAGTAGGCCTTCAAGGCTGAGTAATGGTTATAGATCTTATAGCGAAAAAAATATTGAAGAGATTAAATTCATCCAACACTGCCGCTCTTTAGGGATTGGATTAGAAGAAATAAAAGTACTACAAGACCTCACAAAAAAATCTTCAGACTGCTCAAGTGCAAATTCAATTATTGAAAAAAATCTTAAACTCATTGAAACCAAAATCGCTGAACTTAGTAATTTGCAAAAGCAATTATTAAGCCTATCGACAAGATGCCATACACAAGGCCCTAGCGACGATTGTGGGATTGTAAAAAGCTTAGTTGAAGATTCACATGCATTTAAAAAACAGCACTTGCACTGA
- a CDS encoding OsmC family protein, whose amino-acid sequence MKRTAQAHWKGDGKTGTGSLTTQSGVLKEQPYSFNTRFVSEDGKAGTNPEELLGAAHAGCFSMQLSFMITEAGFKVDDIKTEASVDVQNKGSGFEITEIVLNLRAKIPGITKDKFEEISKKAKEGCPLSKALAATKITLVSELMNA is encoded by the coding sequence ATGAAAAGAACTGCACAGGCACATTGGAAAGGCGACGGAAAAACGGGAACTGGAAGTCTTACGACTCAAAGTGGAGTTTTAAAAGAACAACCCTACTCATTCAATACACGTTTTGTTAGTGAAGATGGAAAAGCAGGAACCAACCCAGAAGAACTTCTTGGTGCGGCCCATGCCGGATGTTTTTCTATGCAATTATCATTCATGATTACAGAAGCAGGATTTAAAGTTGATGACATCAAAACAGAAGCGAGTGTGGATGTTCAAAATAAAGGTAGTGGATTTGAGATAACAGAAATTGTTTTAAATCTTAGAGCAAAAATTCCAGGGATCACTAAAGATAAATTTGAAGAAATAAGTAAGAAGGCCAAAGAAGGATGTCCTCTTTCTAAAGCACTTGCCGCTACAAAAATTACATTAGTTAGTGAGTTAATGAACGCTTAA
- a CDS encoding heavy metal translocating P-type ATPase: MAHKPHDHSHCCGGGSQAIAEEITSKNISSDDLKTTFKVLNMDCPDEIKAINDALRGEGVLEVKANLMASTVQIIHTQKITKEFLQKRINSTVVKVVENESPGNPNKSRIIKVAISGVALVAGMLVEHFLSNILIGNILFAIAILTGGTLIFPKAFGALKRFSLDMNVLMTFAVIGALIIKQYSEASTVVFLFALSELLESLSVQRARNAIQELFKLTPATTFLLKGNTTEEVSVEAVSVGQIIRVKSGESIPLDGIVVSGTTSVNQASLTGESIPVFKTAGDEVFAGTINEDGSFDIKVGKVFNDTKLSHVIKLVAESQIERAPAQKFVDQFAKIYTPVIFVLAILTYVIPVLSGGDSYEWFYKSLVLLVIACPCALVISTPISIVSALTSLARNGVLIKGGTHLEMLGKIKAIALDKTGTITEGKPEVKSVEKNGSKTVEEILEIATSLENHSTHPFAMAILKYGKSLNVLPSEVTSFKNIPGKGIEAIFKGQTYFLANLKYIQELGLAENLKNNLELIESQADSIVIVGRKNHSDTAGEVYGWIILGDKIRTDAKESLSAIKMTGVREVVILSGDNQKTTEAIGQLVNADNAYGDLLPEDKLKHIETLLKKHKHVAMIGDGVNDAPAMAKSSLGIAMGGIGSGTAIETADITLMADDLKQIPIALKAGRRTLHVIKFNIAFAIVTKLIFLVLTFIGYSNLWMAIIADTGATLIVVLNSLRLLKIKK; this comes from the coding sequence ATGGCACATAAACCACACGATCATAGTCATTGTTGCGGAGGTGGATCTCAAGCGATAGCAGAGGAAATCACTTCAAAAAATATCAGTAGCGATGATCTAAAAACAACTTTTAAAGTCTTGAATATGGACTGTCCTGACGAGATTAAGGCCATTAATGACGCTCTTAGGGGTGAGGGAGTGCTTGAAGTGAAGGCCAATCTGATGGCCTCTACGGTGCAGATTATTCACACTCAAAAGATAACAAAAGAGTTTTTACAAAAGAGAATCAATTCAACTGTTGTAAAGGTTGTAGAAAATGAATCTCCAGGTAATCCAAATAAATCAAGAATTATTAAAGTGGCCATCTCTGGAGTTGCGTTAGTTGCAGGAATGCTGGTTGAGCATTTCTTGTCCAATATACTTATTGGAAATATTTTATTTGCAATCGCTATCCTGACGGGTGGAACTCTTATTTTCCCAAAAGCGTTCGGGGCATTAAAGCGATTCAGCTTAGACATGAACGTGTTGATGACTTTCGCAGTGATTGGCGCACTTATTATTAAGCAATACTCAGAAGCCTCAACTGTTGTATTTTTATTCGCACTATCAGAGTTATTAGAAAGCTTAAGCGTTCAGAGAGCTCGCAATGCGATTCAAGAGTTATTTAAACTTACACCAGCAACAACTTTCTTATTGAAAGGAAATACGACAGAAGAAGTGAGCGTAGAAGCTGTCTCTGTTGGTCAGATCATTAGAGTGAAATCAGGAGAGAGTATTCCTCTTGATGGAATTGTGGTTTCGGGAACAACGAGTGTTAACCAAGCTTCATTAACTGGAGAGTCTATACCTGTGTTTAAAACAGCAGGGGATGAAGTCTTTGCTGGAACAATCAATGAAGATGGAAGTTTCGATATTAAAGTTGGAAAAGTTTTCAATGATACAAAATTATCTCATGTCATCAAACTAGTGGCAGAATCACAAATTGAACGTGCACCAGCTCAGAAGTTTGTCGATCAATTTGCAAAAATCTACACACCAGTTATCTTTGTTCTCGCTATCCTTACGTATGTAATCCCAGTTCTATCAGGCGGGGATTCTTATGAATGGTTTTATAAGTCTTTAGTCCTTCTTGTTATTGCATGCCCATGTGCACTGGTTATTTCAACTCCTATTTCGATTGTATCGGCCTTAACTTCACTTGCTAGAAATGGAGTACTTATTAAAGGCGGAACACATCTTGAAATGCTCGGCAAGATTAAGGCAATCGCATTAGATAAAACAGGAACAATTACTGAAGGGAAACCTGAAGTTAAAAGTGTAGAAAAAAATGGATCAAAGACAGTTGAAGAAATTCTGGAAATTGCAACGTCATTAGAAAATCATTCAACTCATCCATTCGCAATGGCCATTTTGAAATATGGAAAGTCTCTTAATGTTTTACCTTCTGAAGTGACAAGCTTTAAAAACATTCCAGGCAAAGGGATTGAAGCCATTTTTAAAGGCCAAACTTATTTCTTAGCGAACTTAAAATATATTCAGGAACTTGGGCTTGCGGAAAATTTAAAAAATAATCTTGAGCTTATTGAGTCCCAAGCAGACTCAATTGTGATTGTAGGACGAAAAAATCACTCAGATACGGCCGGGGAAGTGTATGGATGGATTATTTTAGGAGATAAGATTAGAACCGATGCTAAAGAATCCCTTAGTGCAATTAAAATGACCGGAGTAAGAGAAGTTGTTATTTTAAGTGGAGATAATCAAAAAACAACTGAGGCCATCGGTCAGTTAGTTAATGCTGACAATGCATATGGTGATTTATTACCAGAAGATAAATTAAAGCATATTGAAACTCTTCTTAAAAAGCATAAGCATGTGGCCATGATTGGGGATGGAGTGAACGATGCACCTGCCATGGCGAAATCATCGCTGGGAATTGCAATGGGGGGGATTGGCTCTGGAACAGCAATTGAAACGGCCGACATCACTTTAATGGCAGATGATTTAAAGCAAATTCCGATTGCTCTAAAAGCAGGAAGAAGAACTTTACATGTGATTAAGTTCAATATCGCTTTTGCTATTGTGACAAAATTAATATTTTTAGTGCTGACTTTTATTGGTTATTCGAATTTGTGGATGGCGATCATTGCCGATACTGGAGCAACTTTAATTGTTGTTTTAAATTCGTTAAGACTTTTAAAAATAAAAAAATAA
- a CDS encoding GNAT family N-acetyltransferase, giving the protein MEILLSGTPMIKNNIQLTPVSPKDLGRTYDLFKEGLYDVSEKAFGWDETFQHERFNKAYRPEWFYWIENDSKQVGYVCFNVREKDLHVHVLIISKEFQSAGFGKDVMELLADIAKQSSVDVTLSTLKNNAGAVKFYQRLGYKIVGQDDYFYDLILKLRD; this is encoded by the coding sequence ATGGAAATTTTATTATCAGGAACTCCTATGATTAAAAATAACATTCAACTCACACCGGTATCCCCTAAGGACCTGGGTAGAACCTATGACCTCTTTAAAGAAGGACTCTACGACGTTTCAGAGAAGGCCTTTGGATGGGATGAGACATTCCAGCACGAGCGCTTCAATAAGGCCTATAGGCCAGAGTGGTTTTATTGGATTGAAAACGATTCAAAACAAGTTGGGTACGTCTGTTTTAACGTCAGAGAAAAAGATTTGCATGTACATGTTCTCATCATCTCCAAAGAGTTTCAAAGTGCAGGCTTTGGAAAAGATGTGATGGAGCTTCTTGCAGATATTGCAAAACAAAGCAGTGTCGATGTGACTCTTTCTACATTGAAAAATAATGCTGGTGCAGTAAAGTTCTATCAGAGACTTGGTTATAAGATTGTTGGACAAGATGATTATTTTTACGATCTCATTTTAAAATTACGGGACTAA
- a CDS encoding sensor histidine kinase: MVNQKNVLKDHRDNTDNSLKSERNKTDDYLVNESQSVEDESDEIVSANRREADAKLKASRDQADITRLEDASHKTPLLDAERKRSDLARNIARKAEDKVLTEERDQKKQIAEVLLNSERADTDNNLLCEREGSDNASKNSSLLVTTAQDALTTRDTYLGILSHDLKNPLAAISLSTNAMKRAFLKKELEPMSFNKYFETVERNVATMGRMIEDLLDVEQMVNGDLKLNLKSFDLKELIYECKELFDPIAASKFFSINIEPIESGLNANVDHDRILQVLSNLVGNAVKYTEAGGQIVLSVKRIEDNIVVSVKDEGPGIPHEKLDIIFERFSQLNGKERKGAGLGLFISKWIVESHNGKIFVESVVDEGSTFSFTLPLNYN, from the coding sequence TTGGTAAATCAGAAAAATGTTCTTAAGGATCATCGAGATAACACTGATAATAGTTTAAAATCTGAACGTAATAAAACAGATGATTATTTAGTTAACGAAAGCCAATCTGTTGAAGACGAGTCTGATGAAATCGTTTCTGCCAATAGACGTGAAGCAGATGCGAAACTTAAAGCTTCAAGAGATCAGGCCGACATAACAAGGCTGGAAGATGCATCTCATAAGACACCACTCCTGGACGCTGAAAGAAAGCGCTCGGACCTTGCAAGAAATATTGCAAGGAAAGCTGAAGATAAAGTCCTTACGGAAGAACGTGATCAAAAAAAACAAATTGCCGAAGTTCTTCTAAATTCAGAAAGAGCAGATACAGATAACAATTTGCTTTGTGAACGAGAAGGAAGCGATAATGCGTCTAAAAATAGTTCTCTCTTAGTCACGACAGCTCAGGATGCCTTAACCACAAGAGATACATATCTTGGAATTCTAAGCCATGATTTAAAAAATCCTCTTGCTGCCATTTCTTTAAGTACTAATGCCATGAAGAGAGCTTTTCTAAAAAAAGAACTTGAGCCTATGAGTTTTAATAAATATTTTGAAACTGTTGAACGTAATGTTGCGACAATGGGAAGAATGATTGAAGACTTATTGGATGTTGAGCAAATGGTAAATGGTGATCTTAAGTTAAATCTGAAAAGTTTTGATTTAAAAGAATTAATTTATGAGTGCAAAGAACTTTTTGATCCGATAGCTGCAAGTAAATTCTTTTCAATTAATATTGAACCTATTGAATCAGGACTTAATGCTAATGTTGATCACGATAGAATTCTCCAAGTTTTATCTAATCTAGTAGGGAATGCAGTAAAGTATACCGAAGCAGGAGGACAGATTGTTCTTTCGGTTAAAAGGATCGAAGATAATATTGTAGTTTCTGTTAAAGATGAAGGTCCTGGAATTCCTCACGAGAAGTTAGATATAATTTTTGAAAGATTTTCTCAACTCAATGGTAAAGAGCGAAAAGGCGCAGGTCTTGGTTTATTTATTTCGAAATGGATCGTTGAATCTCATAATGGAAAAATATTTGTTGAATCAGTAGTTGATGAAGGTAGCACTTTTAGTTTTACTTTACCTCTCAATTATAATTAA
- a CDS encoding molybdopterin-dependent oxidoreductase, with product MKESKTKLVSAKKLNLRLLLSIAIGLLMAVSAYVGFKLVKSGPTLDETPALIRHSFILNERFWSQFYSSGDLSVKKPNPPAGKEPRVNGFLGLEDDLVLKNYKVTIESGNKKLSLPISAFHVTPKFGYATDFRCVEGWSEIIQFAGAKFSDFMEFYHVGRKSDGTYYNYVGFETPDRKYYVSIDIESMLHPQTLLAYEMNGKGLREANGAPLRLAIPIKYGFKNLKRIGKIFFSDTRPPDYWAENGYDWYAAL from the coding sequence TTGAAAGAGAGTAAAACGAAATTAGTAAGTGCTAAGAAATTAAATCTAAGACTATTACTATCCATTGCTATTGGATTATTAATGGCCGTTTCTGCTTACGTTGGATTTAAACTTGTAAAATCCGGGCCAACACTGGACGAAACACCAGCACTTATCCGCCACTCTTTTATTTTAAATGAGCGTTTTTGGTCTCAGTTTTATTCTTCTGGTGATCTCTCAGTAAAAAAACCGAATCCTCCGGCAGGCAAAGAACCGAGAGTGAATGGATTCTTAGGCCTCGAAGATGATTTAGTATTAAAAAATTACAAAGTCACAATTGAAAGTGGCAACAAAAAATTATCATTACCTATTTCTGCATTTCATGTAACTCCTAAATTTGGTTATGCCACCGACTTTCGTTGTGTCGAAGGTTGGAGTGAAATCATTCAATTTGCCGGAGCAAAGTTTTCTGATTTTATGGAATTTTATCATGTCGGTCGAAAATCAGATGGCACTTACTACAACTATGTCGGTTTTGAGACTCCTGATAGAAAGTACTATGTCTCAATTGATATCGAATCAATGCTTCACCCTCAAACTCTTCTGGCCTACGAAATGAACGGTAAAGGCCTGCGGGAAGCCAATGGGGCCCCTTTACGTCTGGCAATCCCCATTAAATATGGTTTCAAAAATTTAAAACGTATTGGTAAGATTTTTTTCTCAGACACTCGTCCGCCCGATTACTGGGCGGAGAATGGTTATGATTGGTATGCAGCTTTATAA
- a CDS encoding response regulator: protein MKKNKIKILIVDDEVELLKMIADEFVSRGHNVMTAANGNEAIAKIQISLPEVVLCDYKMPSGNGLDVLNYVKSLGKNKPTFFFISGHSELTPEECIAAGARNFFAKPFDIDEMITQVENEFNMDKLGLKISFI from the coding sequence ATGAAAAAAAACAAAATAAAAATCTTAATTGTTGATGATGAAGTCGAATTACTAAAAATGATTGCAGATGAATTTGTAAGCAGGGGACACAATGTGATGACTGCTGCAAACGGAAATGAAGCAATCGCAAAAATTCAAATATCTTTGCCTGAAGTCGTTTTATGCGATTATAAAATGCCAAGCGGTAATGGACTCGACGTTTTAAATTACGTTAAAAGTCTTGGGAAAAATAAACCAACCTTCTTTTTCATTTCAGGTCATTCTGAATTAACGCCGGAAGAATGTATTGCAGCTGGAGCTAGAAATTTCTTTGCTAAGCCTTTTGACATTGATGAAATGATCACTCAAGTTGAGAATGAATTCAATATGGATAAACTTGGATTGAAGATAAGTTTTATCTAA
- a CDS encoding YbgA family protein, translating to MEKPKILISSCMLGNNVRYDGGNKLDAWITTKMADYFEFVSVCPEVQMGMSIPREPVNLQLHKNGDIKMIGGKSKTDYTDSALVTSQDIIDQKTSDICGAILQKKSPSCGVERVKLFNEKEEELYNMKLTPKNRGIFATMLMSQNPMLPVIDSGRFFDKNERENFLRRVMCYHRFSKLDGSVRALQDFHARYKFLIMEHDQERMRQLGAIAANSSGDHDHSHLYATYSELLFSTLSKIPTRKSRTNVFHHLIGFFKNELAADEKKVILQMIADYNASILPYLVPLKMLEFLIDKYHHMYLKNHYFLNQFPKELNEN from the coding sequence ATGGAAAAACCAAAAATTTTAATCAGTTCATGCATGCTTGGAAACAATGTCAGGTATGATGGCGGAAATAAGCTGGATGCTTGGATAACTACCAAGATGGCCGATTATTTTGAATTCGTTTCAGTTTGCCCGGAAGTGCAAATGGGGATGAGTATTCCTCGTGAGCCTGTTAATTTGCAGCTTCACAAGAATGGTGACATTAAAATGATTGGTGGGAAATCTAAAACGGATTACACCGATTCAGCTCTAGTAACTTCACAAGATATTATCGATCAAAAAACCAGTGACATTTGCGGGGCGATCTTACAGAAGAAATCTCCTAGCTGTGGAGTGGAGAGAGTAAAACTCTTTAATGAAAAAGAAGAAGAACTTTACAATATGAAACTCACTCCTAAAAATCGAGGCATTTTTGCTACAATGCTTATGAGTCAAAATCCGATGTTGCCGGTTATTGATAGTGGAAGGTTTTTTGATAAGAACGAGAGAGAGAATTTTTTAAGAAGAGTTATGTGTTATCACCGTTTTTCGAAATTGGATGGATCGGTGAGGGCCCTTCAGGATTTTCATGCCAGGTATAAGTTTTTAATTATGGAGCATGATCAAGAGAGGATGAGGCAGCTTGGAGCGATTGCAGCTAATAGCAGTGGGGATCATGATCATTCGCATTTATATGCAACTTATTCCGAATTACTATTTTCGACTTTAAGTAAAATTCCAACACGCAAGTCTCGAACGAATGTCTTCCATCACTTAATTGGGTTTTTTAAGAATGAATTAGCTGCAGATGAGAAGAAGGTTATTCTTCAGATGATAGCTGATTACAATGCTTCGATATTGCCTTATCTCGTGCCACTTAAAATGCTTGAGTTTTTGATAGATAAATATCATCACATGTATTTGAAGAATCATTACTTTTTGAATCAGTTTCCGAAAGAGTTGAATGAAAATTAA
- the msrA gene encoding peptide-methionine (S)-S-oxide reductase MsrA, with translation MKKILVLLTVFFTFAIHAEIKPTAKTETATFAAGCFWGVEEFYRKIPGVLKTQVGYTGGKTANPKYDQMHDGSTGHAESVEIVFDPSVVSYQSLMDKFFKLHDPTTLNRQGNDEGSQYRSAIFYNSEKQKEEALAFKAKVDKSGAWKKPVVTEITPAQKFWPAEDYHQKYLVKNPGGYDNHYLRKISFDVPAKK, from the coding sequence ATGAAAAAAATATTAGTTCTACTAACAGTCTTTTTTACCTTTGCCATTCATGCAGAAATAAAACCAACTGCTAAAACAGAAACGGCCACTTTTGCAGCTGGATGCTTTTGGGGAGTAGAAGAATTCTACAGAAAAATCCCAGGCGTATTAAAAACTCAAGTTGGCTACACTGGTGGAAAAACCGCCAACCCTAAATACGATCAAATGCACGATGGCAGTACTGGGCATGCAGAAAGCGTGGAAATAGTCTTTGATCCAAGTGTTGTGAGTTATCAATCATTGATGGATAAATTTTTTAAGCTGCATGATCCGACAACACTAAACAGACAAGGAAATGATGAAGGGTCTCAATACCGTTCTGCTATTTTCTATAATTCGGAAAAACAAAAAGAAGAAGCACTGGCCTTCAAAGCTAAGGTTGATAAATCTGGAGCATGGAAAAAACCAGTCGTGACAGAAATCACTCCGGCGCAAAAATTCTGGCCAGCTGAAGATTATCATCAAAAGTACCTGGTTAAAAATCCAGGCGGGTATGACAATCATTACTTACGCAAAATTTCTTTCGATGTTCCTGCGAAAAAATAA
- a CDS encoding inorganic pyrophosphatase, with protein sequence MSIKNFQKFRPHPWHGIHIGSEAPKIVKAYIEIIPNDMIKYEICKETGYIKVDRPQKFSSLPSFLYGFIPETYSAETTASLSNMADRGDGDPVDICVLSELPITRADIIMDVRVIGGIRLIDTGEVDDKIVAILNGDPFYDGVTDISQVNAVIIDRMRHYFLSYKSIPGEPVKTQIESIYGANEAYKVIKAGITDYNTHFKN encoded by the coding sequence ATGAGTATCAAAAATTTTCAAAAGTTTCGTCCCCACCCTTGGCATGGAATTCACATTGGCAGTGAAGCTCCAAAAATCGTCAAGGCCTATATTGAGATCATTCCTAACGACATGATCAAGTATGAAATCTGTAAAGAGACTGGATATATCAAAGTTGATCGCCCACAAAAGTTTTCTTCTCTTCCCTCTTTTTTATACGGTTTTATTCCTGAAACTTATTCTGCTGAAACAACAGCATCTTTATCAAACATGGCCGATCGTGGTGATGGTGACCCTGTTGATATTTGTGTGCTTTCAGAACTTCCGATAACGAGAGCAGATATCATCATGGACGTAAGAGTGATTGGTGGGATTCGTTTAATTGATACTGGTGAAGTGGATGATAAGATCGTTGCCATTTTAAACGGTGATCCCTTCTATGATGGGGTGACTGATATTTCTCAAGTCAATGCAGTTATCATTGATCGTATGAGACATTATTTTTTAAGTTACAAATCAATTCCAGGTGAACCAGTTAAGACTCAGATTGAGTCTATTTATGGGGCGAATGAAGCTTATAAAGTTATTAAGGCCGGGATTACAGATTACAATACTCATTTTAAAAATTAG